The sequence GGTAATGTCCTTTAGAAACGTCCAGTCGCCGCTGGGACTGATCTGGACGTTGGCTATGCGCTTATTCGACACGACAATATTAGCTGGATACCAGAGCGGGATCAGCGGCAAATCGTTCGATACAATGTCCCACGCGCGGGCATAGAGTTGTTTCGCGACGCCCTTGTCGGTGGCGTTGAGGGCATCTTCGACAAGCTTATCAACCTCAGCATTGGAGTATCTGCTTCGGTTGCAGCACGAAACGGTAGTGCTCGGTATCTTCGTCGAGCTAAAGAGGTCGCGCAGAAATATCGGGTCCTGATTGCCACCTATCCAAATGCCTGTGTACATTTGGAACTGGCCCTGTCTAAGGTGCTGGAGGATAGTTGGTCCGTCGAGAGTCTCGATTTGAATGTTGAGGCCCACATCGTTTAGCGAACTCTGGATGGCCTGAGCATACTGAGACACGGCGGCGCTGTTTGCCCTAAACTTAAATACTATCGGCTCATTCTTGTAGCCGGCTTCCAGCAAAAGTTGTCGGGCCTTGGCCGGATCATGAGAATATTCTTTTCCGGGTGCAAAAGCCCAAGATTGAGCCGGAAGGATCGACGAAGCGGTTCTCGCCTGATCCGAAAGCAGTTCTTTAACGATCTTTTCTCTATCGAGAGCATAGCCGATCGCCTGCCGGACCTTAACATTCGCCAACGGGCCCGAGGATACATTGAAAACGAGGTACTGAATGTTCGATCCGTCAGTTTGAAGAAGGTTGAGTTGTCCGGCACTCTGAATGGATTTCAGGATGTCGGGCGGAAGGTTCGTTGGATTCGGAGCGATATCAACCTCGCCCGTTTGGAGTTCGGCGGTCAGGGCGGTCGCATCGGTAATCGATTTGACCCTTAGTTCCTTGATCTTTGGAGCTCCTTCCCAGTAGTCCGGGAATGCCTCGAGTTCAAGGACGCCTTGAGATGCATCAAGCCGGACGAATTTGAAGGGGCCGCTTCCAACGGGGCTATCCTTCTGCTGTCCGACAGTGCCCTCCGGGATGATAGGGACGGCAACCAGGTTCGCCAACAACTGTGTCCGCAGGCCCGGTTTGGCTATGACAAATACGACCGTTCTCTCGTCGGGTGTCGTGATCGAGGTAATGTGCGGTACCGACTTCGTCTTGGGCTCGGCCTTTGGGGTAGTATTTGCGTCAGATCCCTCAACGGGAGCTGCTAGCTTGCCCATTTTCGCATCGTCCGCGGGAACCGTATCGTAAAAGGCCTTCGCCTTGTTTCCGTCGGCTTTGAATAACTCGTCGAAGGTATATTTGACGTCGGCCGAACTCAGCACCTTTCCATTATGGAATTTAACTCCATCCCGCAACGTAAAGGTCAACGTCAGGCCGTCAGGCGATGTTGTGATGTCGCTAGCAAGTTCGCCAACATAATCAAACTTCTCATCCTTGCGAACCAGCGTATTGAGCATTAGGTTCTTTATGCGCTCAGATGCCGAATCGGACTGGGTCGTCGTCAGCGTATCGAGTGTCGTGAATTTCTCAGGGATGGCAACCGTCACGAATCCTGAATTCTTTCGGCGGCACGTTGCCGACGCTACACACAACACCAACAGCAACATCCAAAATACGGTTTTACGCAGATTCGTCATTTCTCCCCAGGTGTGATTGACAGCTTCGCCTCCAACGTAGTGATCTCATGGCAGAGTTCGTCAAGCCGTTCGAGATCGAACTCCGGCGACGGTGCAAGCATCCTTTTGATCCGTGCGATCCTCGCTAGGGATCGATGGATGCGTTCATCTGATATTCGCCCCTCGTTGACGGCGGCGCAAACCGCTGCGAAACCTCGCCTGATTGCATCCGCGTCGGCACAGATCGCGAGCATGTCACAGCCGGCATCAAGCGCCAGCACGCAGGCCTCACCTATACCGAAATTGCGGACAATCGCTCCCATCTCGAGGTCATCGGTGATTACGAGGCCTTGAAAGCCTAACTCATCTCTCAACAGGCCCGTAAGGACCTTATGACTGAGAGATGCAGGTAAGAGTTTCCCACTTTCACCAGCCTCCTGCAAACGGCTTTGCGGATACGCCGCATGAGCGACCATAACCGCTCGGATGTCAGGTATCTGGACATACGGGGCCAGATCTACGCATCGCATAGTGTCGTCATCGATCTCGACCAACGGAAGTTCCTCATGCGAATCCACTACCGATGCACCCAGTCCGGGAAAATGCTTCAGGCAACCGATTATCCCGTTGCCTTGCAGTACATCGAGAAAAGTCCCGGCCATCCGCACGACATCCGCGCTCGACGCACCGAATCCACGCGAGAAAAGCCCATTGTTGTTCGCCGCCCGAGACTTGTCGATCACATCTACGACCGGTGCAAAATTCATGTTGAACCCAAGTATCCGCAACGATTCTGAAATGATGCGCGCGAGGACGCGGGCATCCTCTTCGTTCCGAAGCCGGGCGGCAGCCGGCATTGGCAACATGATCCGACGCAGGCGATCTACGCGGCCACCTTCCTGGTCGACGCTTAGAAGCGGCACCGTGGGCAAGAAGCCGCGAAGGGCATCAAGGAGTTCGCGGCACCCAAGCCCATCACGGATGTTGCGTGAAAAGAGGCAAATGCCGCCCGCCGGAACTTCGCTCAACAGGCTGCGGGCCGATGCGTCCAGTTCTGGTCCGGAAATGCCAACAAAAAATAGCTGGCCGATCTTCTGCTCTAAAGATAGTGATTCCAGTGATGGCAGCATCGTAAGGACTAATTGAAATAGCTGTGAGCAGCGAACGTCTTGTTGATATTGGCGCTCGTGACGGAATAGCTAAAGCCCTTCTGGATGGAAAAGGCCCCGATCATACCGGCCTTTGAGATCGCGACAAATCCGACCTGTAGACTCTGCGCTTTCACCCGATCATGCTCAACAATGCGCATTACAGCCCGACGACAGGCCAACTCGGGAGTCAAACCAAGCCGCATTTGCTCAACGACCGTATGAGTTCCGCAGATGCGGATGACCTCTTCGCCGATACCGGAGCTAGTCGCCGCGCCGACCTTGTTATCGACAAAAAGCCCGGCACCGATTATCGGCGAATCGCCGACGCGCCCACGCATCTTGAACGCCATTCCACTCGTCGTGACCATACCCGCGAGGTTGCCCCTCATATCCATCGCGAGCGTCCCCATCGTATCGTGATTAGGCGAACCATCCTCAAAGAAGTAGGGTGGTTTTGTCACCTTGCGTCCCGTTGACCGGGTGTTCTCGACATTTATCTGCGGTTCGTAGTTGCTCTTCTTTAACCATTCTTTCCAGGCCTTCTGAGATTCATCGGAAAGCACCCCCGATTCCAGCTTGAAACCCTGCTCGAGGGCGAACTTAAGAGCTCCTTCGCCCGACAGCAGCACATGCGGTGTCTTTTCCATCACTGCGCGGGCGACCGATATCGGATGTTTGATCCGTTCGAGGAAAGAGACAGCACCGATGTTCGCACTCTCATCCATAATGCATGCGTCAAGGGTGACAAAACCATCGCGGTCCGGTAGGGCCGCCAAACCGACGCAGCAACTCGGTTCGTCCTCGATGGCGATCCCCGCCTTCTCGACGGCGTCCAACGCCCTGCCGCCCAAAGAAAGCGTGGGCCAGCCGGCGGCATTAGCACGTATCCCGCTGTCCCAAGTTGAGACAATTACAGGTTTGGCACCGCTCTCGGCAGCGGCGTCAACGACTAGCGATAGAAACGGAGCGCCGAAGAGTGAGGTTCTGAGGAATGTACGTCGGTCGGTCACCTTATACGATGCGCTCCTTGATCTTCGTGAGCAATGCTTTCGATTCGTCCGGACTGAGTGTCGCGACCTCAAGTTGGCGGAGTTCTTCGATCGTGGATTCATTGCTGATAGCAAACAGGGAATATTGCGACGCGGCATGCCCGGCAGCCGCCCGAGCGAGACCCGTCGGCCTTTCGTCAGCAAAAACGGCAAGCTCATACCTTTCGAGCTTTGCGAGAACTTCTTTCGCTCGCATGACTACGTCTGCGGGTAGCCCTGCGAGTTTCGCGACCGCAATGCCATAGGATTTTGACGCCTTGCCAGGCTGTAGCTTGTGCAGGAACAGTACATCGCCGTCCTCCTCGGTCGCAGTGATCTGATAGTTCTTAGCGCCCGGCAGCATCTCGGCTAGCTCGGTCAGTTCGTGGTAATGCGTCGCAAAGAGTGTTTTCGCCGCATGCTCAGGTGAGTTGTGCAGATGCTCGGCGACCGCCCAGGCGATAGAAAGACCGTCGAAGGTCGACGTTCCGCGACCGATCTCGTCGAGCAGTACCAAGCTCCTCGCAGTAGCCCCGTAAAGGATGGCCGCGGTCTCTGTCATTTCGACCATAAAGGTCGATCTTCCTGACGCGAGGTCATCCGATGCCCCAACACGTGTCCATATCCGATCAACAATGGGCAACCGCGCCGAGGCTGCGGGAACGAACGATCCGATCTGGGCCATTATCTGGATCAATGCGATCTGGCGCAGTATGGTAGACTTGCCACCCATATTAGCGCCGGTGATGATCAGAAGCCTATCAGTCGAATTATTCATCCGAAGATCATTCGGAATGAAGGAGCCGCCGAGTGAAACTTCGACAACAGGATGCCGGCCGGACTTGATCTCGATCGCATCCCCTTCGTAAAGCTCTGGCGCGACATAATTGTGCTTCGCGGCTGTCTCTGCGAGGGAGCACAAAGCGTCGAGTGTCGCCAACGCCCGCGCTGTGGATTGCAGCTTGCGCGTCTCTTCGCAGACGCGATTGCGCACCACTTGAAACAACTCAGCTTCGAGTTGCGTGATCCGCTCGTCCGCCCCAAGTATCTTATGCTCCCATTCCTTAAGCTGTTGTGTCGTGTAACGCTCGGCATTCGCGAGGGTTTGTCGCCTTTCGTAATCGTCGGGGACACGCGTGCTATTCGCCTTTGATACCTCGATATAGTAGCCAAAGACGTTGTTAAACCGGATCCTCAGGTTTCCAATCTGCGTCCGTTCTCGCTCCTGATCCTCAAAGGCTGCGATCGTCTGCTTGGCCGAGACCGAGACCGTCCTTATCTCGTCGAGCTCCGGATGGTAGCCGCTTCGAATGACTCCACCCTCGCTTAGGTGTACAGGCGGTTCATCAACGATCGCCCGATCGATCAGGTCCGAAAGCTCGGGCAGTTCGAAGATATTCTCGGACAGCACCTGCAGCAGCAGCGATCTAACATCTGAAAGCTCAGCGTTTACTTTCGGGACCTGTCCGACCGAACGCCGTAACGCGACGAGGTCGCGCGGTGTCGCCGTCCCGAGATTGAGCCGGCCTATCAGGCGTTCCAGGTCGCTAACATCCTTCATCAGCAACCGAAGCTTCTCCCGAAATATCGTGTCAGAAAGCTCGCTGACCGCCGCAAGCCTTGTCTGGATCTCGGTTTGCTTTAGCGAGGGACGCCTCAGCCATTCTCGTAACAACCTGGATCCCATACCGGTGACGGTCTCGTCCAAAACGCCAAACAGAGTATTCTTCGATTTCTCGCCGCGACATTCGAAAATATCGAGATTCCTCAGCGTGATCGCATCTAGAACCATGAAGTCGCTTGTCTCGAAATAGGTGATTTCCGAGATATGGCCCGCTCCGGCCCTTTGTGTCGCCTGTGCGTATCTCAGACACGCTCCCGCTGCTCCAACAGCCTGAGAATGCCCATCGAAACCAAAGGCTGACAACGATCCTACCTGCAAGTGGTGCTTTAACGCCTCCTCTCCGACTTTCGAGTCAAAGTCATCTCCGGGCCGCTCGGTCAGGGTGAACGGTACGCGGCTTGCCACTGTCGGACGGCTTTCCTCGAAGAGCCCACGGCCACTACCCAATTCGTCATAGACTTCTGTGACCTGTTGATGGAGCGATGTTGGAAATAGCAATTCCCGGGGACCGAAAGCGTCTAATTCCTCACAGGCCTTCTGCCAGGCACCGTTCCCAGAGTGTTCGGTTGCCGTGAACTGCCCGGACGACGTTTCGAGAAAGGCCACGCCATATGTCTCGCCACGGCCGGTGATCCCGGCAAGATAGACAGGTTCCTTGGATCCGACAAGCTGCGGATCGATCGCAGTCCCCGGAGTGACCACGCGGACGACCTCGCGTTTTACGAGTTTTGTACCTTTCCCGGGCGTTTCCGTCTGGTCACAGATCGCGACTCGGTACCCTTTCTTTACGAGGCGGGCAATATACGAGGCGGCGGCGTGGTGCGGAACCCCGCACATGGGTATTGGATTCGGAGAGTCCTTTTGCCGGGCCGTGAGGGTTATCTCAAGCTCACGGGAGCCAACGATGGCGTCCTCATTGAACATCTCATAAAAATCGCCAAGCCGGAAGAACAGGATCGTTCCGGGATACAGCTTTTTGATCTCGAGATACTGCCGAAGCATCGGCGTGGCATTATCCATTTAGCTTATACAAGCAAGTTTAGCCAAAAGGCCCGAACTTTCAAAACTTACTGTTTCAAAGCACACGACCATCTGGTAATATATTCGTTTGCTGAGCGACAGTGCCATCAAAGACCGGCTTGGAAGGTTTGGTCCGATCGTTTTTATGAAGAGAGCATTACTTATCTTCCTTATCGCATGTGCCACGTCGAGCAGCGTCGTGATCGTTGACGCTCAGACGGTGACTACTCCGGTTTCGCAACCCGAATCCTCCGAGCAGCAGGATACAACCTCGATGAACGGGCGTGACGAGAGGTACCGGATCGGACTGCAAGACATTTTAGATATTCAGGTATTCCGCCATGCCGACCTTAGCGGTCGCTTTCCCGTCAGCCCAAACGGCACGATCTTGCTCTTCCGCCTCGAAAAGCCAATCGTCGCGGTTTGTAAAACCGAGACAGAACTCGCGATGGACATCGAGAACGCATACAAAGAGAAGTATTTGCGGGAGCCGCGCGTGAAGGTTGGCGTCGCTGAACAACGATCGCAATCGATCTCGGTCATTGGCGCGGTAGAGCGGCCCGGCACCTATTACGTCAACCGGCGTGTGCACCTCCTTGAGATATTGGCCCAGGCGGGCGGGCCCAATAAGGAGGCCGGCACGCGATTGCTCGTTGCTCGCACAGGCAGCAATTCGAGTTGTAAGGCCTCCGGCACAGCCGGTGAGAATGAACAGATCGCCGTCGTTGATTTTAAGATCCGGGACGTTCAGGAAGGGCGACAGACATTCTGGATGCAGCCTGGCGACGTTGTCTCGATCCTCGACGCGGACGTGATCTACGTTTACGGGAACGTGAATAAGCAAGGCTCATACCGAGTCCGTGAACCTATCACGCTGACTCAGGCCATCGTTTCGGCGGAAGGGTTGAAACCAGCGGCACAGAAGGACAAGATCAGGATCCTCCGGCAGTCTCCGGGAGACCTGGAGAGAAAGGAACTGGTATTCGACCTGAACGATATCGATAAAGGAAAGGCTAGGGATCCTTACCTTGAGCCGAACGATATTGTCGCGATCTCTCAGGATAAGGCCCGGGCGATCCTCAATGGAATCGCCAGATCGATAAAGACGGCCCTTCCATCTGCCGCCTATCGAATCCCGTAGTTTGTTTTTGCCATAACGCTCTAAGATGAAGGAATCTCGCGAGTTAATTCGACCGTCGCTGAATGACACTGCTGAACTGGAGCGGGTTCTCGATTCGTCTGTTCAGACGGGTCGATATCCGTCATATCGCGAGGCACCAGGCGAGGGACTTCAGTTGCTCGAATACTGGAGGGCAATTAGAAAAAGACTATGGCTCGTTGTCGGCATCGCGGTACTGATCACGACGCTGACAGCGATCTATATGGCCCGAAAGCCAAATGTCTATTCCGCGAGGGCGGTCGTGCAGGTTGATCTCGAACAGACCAATCCGGAATTGCTTACCAGTGACCGTCAGCGACCGGTGCTGACATCGGACCCGGCTTACTTCAATACGCAGCTGCAGCTCCTTTATAGTGACGGTCTGCTGCGTCGGGTAATAAAGGAGCACAGCCTCGACGAGAACCCGGAATTTCAGAAACTTAAGGCTGAAGGGACAACCTCTGCGTGGCACTCGGCCTTGCGCTCGCTGGGCCTAGCAACAGAGGACAAGCCAAAAGCAGACGCTCCTGAGCTTTCTGAATCGAATCTCGCTACATCCGAGGAGATCGCAGACGCGGTCAAGATCGCTCCGTTTGTTGAGGTTATCAAGAAGAATCTCGGTCTTGACCCGATCCGCGAATCGCGGGCCACGGTCAAAGACACTCGCTTGATCCAGATATCGTTCCAGAACAACGATCCCGAGCTTGCGGCGTATGTTGTCAACAGTATCGCGGAAACGTTTACCAACCAGAATCAGGAAAAGCGTTCTGGTACGAGCCGTAAGACGAATGACTTCCTGCAGGAACGCATTGCGTCGCTACAGTCTGAGATCAAGAACGATGAGCAGAAACTCGTCGAATTGACGGAAAGCGAAGGCATTCTCAAGACAACCGGCGAACAAACCATCGTCATCGAGCGGCTCGCCGGGCTCAACAAGGATCTCCTTGTTGCCGAGAATGATCGAAAGACAGCCGAGGCCCAGTTCCTTACGGTGAACAGCTCGCCTGACAAGGTCAAGTCGATGGTCGAGGAACAGATGGCCCGCTTCATAACGGAGCAGGAGAACAACATCCGCGCCTACCAATCTGACACGCTAAAGAAGATCGCTGACCTACGTCAGACTCGTGCACAAAAGCTGCAGGAGTTTCAGGAAGGGGCGCCGGAGATCCGCGAGATCGATGCCCAGATCAAGAGTTACGAGGATTCGATCGATAAGGCTGTCGCAAAGTTCAACGGTCAGCTTGAATCCTATCGGCAGCGAACAACGAAGAGTCTTCTCGATAATCTCCGAACCAAGTACCTCAGCGCCAAGGACAAGGAGGACAAGCTTCGCGTTGACTTTAATAAGCAGTACGAAGAGGCCCAAAGTCAGAACAGCGGGGCGGTGAACCTTAAGTTACTGCAACAGAATATTGATACCAATAAGGGCTTTCTCGACAATTTGCGTAAGCAGGTGAGCGGTAACGATATCGCTGCTCAGGGTTCGGACAACAACATCAGCGTGATTGAGATCGCGATACCGTCGGATATTCCCGTCGGTCCGCGTCGACTAATGACAGTGACCGCGGCTCTGCTGCTTTCAACGCTCTTCGGAATGGGGCTCGCCCTTTTTCTCGAATACCTCGACGATACGATTCGGACGACTGAAGAGATCGAAAACTATCTGCAGTTGCCGGCACTGGCGGCGATCCCGACCATTGATTCGATCCCGAAGCGAAAATTGCTGCTGGTCGGTGCCAATGAGCCTGAGGACGATGTGCCGACGTCACCTTTGCTAATCTCAGCCGATCCGCGCTCATCGCTGGCGGAGGCGTATCGCCATCTCAGGACGTCGATCCTCCTCTCAACCGCGGGCCACGCACCAAAATCACTGCTGATCACGTCGAGCCTGCCCTCCGAAGGTAAAACAACGACGGCGACCAATACGGCCATCAGTCTTGCACAAACCGGTGCAAAGGTTCTGATCATTGACGCAGATATGAGGCGGCCGAGGCTGCACAATGTCTTTAATATTGAGAATGGAATCGGGCTCAGCACACTACTTGCAAGCGAACTAAGCGATACGGAGATCGATAATGCGGTTCGACAGGATGAGCGGACAAAGCTTTATCTGCTCACGTCCGGACCGATCCCGCCGAATCCGGCCGAGCTTATCGGTTCGGAACAGATGGCGACGCTGCTCAAGCTGCTGCAGAAGAAGTTCACACATGTAGTCGTTGATTCACCGCCGATCGCGTCCTTTACTGATGGCGTTCTGGTCGCGTCCATGGTGGACGGCGTGATCCTCGTGGTCCACTCAGGCAAGAGCTCGCGGCAAGTCGTGAAACGCTCAAGACAACTGCTGCAGGAGATAGGGGCAAAGGTCTTCGGTGTTGTTCTCAATAACGTCAACCTCAACACCAAGGACAATTACTACTACTACCAGAGCTATTATCATCGAAGCACATATCATTCTGGCGACGAACAATAGCGGCAAAATGTTGAATCGGAGGATCTTCGTTGCCGGGGCCAGCGGCCTCGTAGGCAGCGCGGTCGTGCGCGATTTGACGAAGACGGGGTACACACAATTGCTGACGCCTTCGTCCGGGGATGTCGACCTCATCGACCCGAACCAGGTTAGAGACTTCTTCCAACAAGCTAGGCCCGACGTCGTCGTTCTGGCCGCCGCCAAGGTCGGCGGCATTCTTGCGAATGATACGTATCGCGCGGACTTCGTCTATCAGAACCTCATGATCCAGACGAATGTTATCCACGCAGCGTTCGAATACAAGGTTGAGAAACTCATACTTCTCGGAAGCTCGTGTATCTATCCAAAATTTGCTCCGCAGCCGATACCGGAAGAAGCGCTCCTCTCTGGGCCGCTGGAACCGACAAATGAGCCTTATGCTATTGCAAAGATCGCTGGGATCAGCTTATGCGAGAGTTATTATCGTCAACATGGCTGTAACTTCTTCTCGCTAATGCCGACCAATCTTTATGGTCCGCACGACAACTTTGATCTTGAGACATCGCACGTGATACCGGCGCTCATGCGCAAATTTCATGAGGCAAGAGTGGGCGGGGCGGGCACGGTAACGATCTGGGGTAGCGGGCAGCCTCGACGCGAGTTTATGCACGTAGATGACATGGCAGCCGCGATTCGATTTTCGATCGAACGGGTGGAGTCTTTCGATGTTTACAACAAAGGCATCTCGCACCTCAACGTCGGGACAGGCAGCGATGTGCGGATCATCGAGTTGGCCCATTTGATGGGCAGGATCGTCGGCTTTGCAGGCGACATCCTCACCGACGAAACACTGCCCGACGGCACACCGCAAAAACTGCTGGACGTAAGGCGTATCCACTCGCTTGGTTGGACGCACAACATTCAACTCCAAGACGGCTTGGCCGCCGTTTACGCTTGGTACCGCAAACATCCGGGTGCGGCCGACGATTTAGGCGTAACGGCCGATTAGTTTCTATTATGAGAAAGGCTTTGATCACCGGCATCACAGGGCAGGACGGTAGCTATCTGACCGAGATCTTGCTCGAAAAAGGCTATGAGGTCCACGGCGTCATCCGCCGGTCGAGCTCGTTCAACACCGGTCGCATCGATCATCTTTACGGAAATCCTGAGATCCTCAACAAAAGACTCTTTCTGCACTTTGGCGATCTGATCGATACGAGCAGCCTGAACCGCCTGCTTGAGAAGATCGTCCCCGACGAGATCTATAACCTCGCTGCCCAAAGCCACGTGAAAGTCTCGTTTGACCTGCCGGATTATACGGCACAGGTAGACGGGCTAGGCACACTCAGGTTTCTAGATGCGATCCGCGAGACCGGGCTTCGGCACGTCCGTTTCTATCAGGCCTCGACATCCGAGCTTTTCGGTAAGGTGCAGGAAATACCACAAAACGAAAAGACGCCGTTCTATCCGCGTTCGCCCTACGGAGTCGCAAAGCTCTTCGCCTACTGGACCATCGTCAATCACCGCGAGGCATACGGGACATTTGCGGCGAACGGCATCCTCTTTAATCACGAATCGCCTCGCCGCGGAAAGACGTTTGTCACCCGAAAGATCACTCGCGAGGTCGCCCGGATCGCCCTCGGTAAGGCAAAGTCAGTATCCCTCGGTTGTCTTGACGCAAAACGCGATTGGGGCTTCGCACCCGAGTACTGCGAGGGAATGTGGCGGATTCTGCAAAGCGACGTTCCCGATGATTTCGTTTTCGCCACCGGCGAGACACATTCCGTAAGGGAATTCGTTAACCAATCGTTTGCATTCATAGGTGTTACGCTCGATTGGTCGGGAACCGGCGTTGATGAGGTTGGAATGATCGCTGCGATCGATAAGACGGTATTTGAGGCAACGGTCGGTATGGCCGCCGGCCAACTCGCGCCGGGCACAAAGGTTGTCGAGGTCGACCCGACATACTTCCGCCCAACCGAGGTCGATATCCTTGTTGGCGACGCGTCAAAAGCCGAGAATGACCTTGGCTGGAAACCGACTACCACATTTACCGACCTGGTGCGGCTCATGGTTCAGGCTGACGTTGAACTAGTAAAGCACCCGGAACTCGATCACTGAACGTCATGGCGAATGTCCACATCGAGGTCGTCACACCCGTCCACAACCGAAAGGAACTCACTTTGGGCTGTCTGAGGAGCTTAGCCAAGGCGGAGCTATCAGGGATCGACCTACACATCATCATCGTCGATGACGGCTCGACAGACGGTACCGCCGAGTCGGTCCAGGCACAGTTCCCGCACGTCGAAATTTTGCGTGGCAACGGTAGTCTTTGGTACACAGGTGGAATGAATCTCGGCTTGGCTGCCGCCATGAGGCACCAACCCGATTTTGTCCTCGCGATCAATAACGATTCTGAATTCGACCCAGCGTTTCTAAAGAACCTTCTGGAAACAGCGCAGTCTGTTACTCGATCCGTTGTCGGGGCGGTCCTAGTCGACTGGGAAGATGGCAAGCGCGTTTTTCAGGTCGCACCGAAATGGAAGCTTTCTTGGGGAGGACTGCGGCACTGGGTGAAACAGACGATCGACACGCTACCGCAGTCTGCATTTCGTGTAGAGTTGATAGTCGGCAACTGCGCCCTATTTCCCGCCGAGGTGATTCGGCAAGTAGGACTGATGGACGCGGACAGGTTCCCGCAATATGGAGATGCCGAATACACTTCCAGAATGCGAAAACGTGGCTGGACCCTGCTTATCGAGCCAAGGGCACGAGTTTTTTGCAAGCCGAATGACGAGCCGGAACACATTTCAGAGCTATCCTTTGCGGCGGCATTCCGTGCATTGTTTATCGATCCGTTTCATCCGCACAGTCTTCGGCGGAGATTGAATACAACGGTGGCGTGTGCACCATCCATGTTTCAGGGTTACCTTGCGTTCGTTGTTTTTTTTGCAAGGTATCTCGTGGGTCGAAATTTCGAGCGACAATGGGGCCGAAACCAGTCTGAACCACCGCTTTCAGAAACGTACGCCGCGGACGTAATCCTTCCTGTGCGATAATCTCACCT is a genomic window of Chloracidobacterium sp. containing:
- a CDS encoding ABC transporter substrate-binding protein, giving the protein MTNLRKTVFWMLLLVLCVASATCRRKNSGFVTVAIPEKFTTLDTLTTTQSDSASERIKNLMLNTLVRKDEKFDYVGELASDITTSPDGLTLTFTLRDGVKFHNGKVLSSADVKYTFDELFKADGNKAKAFYDTVPADDAKMGKLAAPVEGSDANTTPKAEPKTKSVPHITSITTPDERTVVFVIAKPGLRTQLLANLVAVPIIPEGTVGQQKDSPVGSGPFKFVRLDASQGVLELEAFPDYWEGAPKIKELRVKSITDATALTAELQTGEVDIAPNPTNLPPDILKSIQSAGQLNLLQTDGSNIQYLVFNVSSGPLANVKVRQAIGYALDREKIVKELLSDQARTASSILPAQSWAFAPGKEYSHDPAKARQLLLEAGYKNEPIVFKFRANSAAVSQYAQAIQSSLNDVGLNIQIETLDGPTILQHLRQGQFQMYTGIWIGGNQDPIFLRDLFSSTKIPSTTVSCCNRSRYSNAEVDKLVEDALNATDKGVAKQLYARAWDIVSNDLPLIPLWYPANIVVSNKRIANVQISPSGDWTFLKDITVSP
- the mutS gene encoding DNA mismatch repair protein MutS, translated to MDNATPMLRQYLEIKKLYPGTILFFRLGDFYEMFNEDAIVGSRELEITLTARQKDSPNPIPMCGVPHHAAASYIARLVKKGYRVAICDQTETPGKGTKLVKREVVRVVTPGTAIDPQLVGSKEPVYLAGITGRGETYGVAFLETSSGQFTATEHSGNGAWQKACEELDAFGPRELLFPTSLHQQVTEVYDELGSGRGLFEESRPTVASRVPFTLTERPGDDFDSKVGEEALKHHLQVGSLSAFGFDGHSQAVGAAGACLRYAQATQRAGAGHISEITYFETSDFMVLDAITLRNLDIFECRGEKSKNTLFGVLDETVTGMGSRLLREWLRRPSLKQTEIQTRLAAVSELSDTIFREKLRLLMKDVSDLERLIGRLNLGTATPRDLVALRRSVGQVPKVNAELSDVRSLLLQVLSENIFELPELSDLIDRAIVDEPPVHLSEGGVIRSGYHPELDEIRTVSVSAKQTIAAFEDQERERTQIGNLRIRFNNVFGYYIEVSKANSTRVPDDYERRQTLANAERYTTQQLKEWEHKILGADERITQLEAELFQVVRNRVCEETRKLQSTARALATLDALCSLAETAAKHNYVAPELYEGDAIEIKSGRHPVVEVSLGGSFIPNDLRMNNSTDRLLIITGANMGGKSTILRQIALIQIMAQIGSFVPAASARLPIVDRIWTRVGASDDLASGRSTFMVEMTETAAILYGATARSLVLLDEIGRGTSTFDGLSIAWAVAEHLHNSPEHAAKTLFATHYHELTELAEMLPGAKNYQITATEEDGDVLFLHKLQPGKASKSYGIAVAKLAGLPADVVMRAKEVLAKLERYELAVFADERPTGLARAAAGHAASQYSLFAISNESTIEELRQLEVATLSPDESKALLTKIKERIV
- a CDS encoding SLBB domain-containing protein, which produces MKRALLIFLIACATSSSVVIVDAQTVTTPVSQPESSEQQDTTSMNGRDERYRIGLQDILDIQVFRHADLSGRFPVSPNGTILLFRLEKPIVAVCKTETELAMDIENAYKEKYLREPRVKVGVAEQRSQSISVIGAVERPGTYYVNRRVHLLEILAQAGGPNKEAGTRLLVARTGSNSSCKASGTAGENEQIAVVDFKIRDVQEGRQTFWMQPGDVVSILDADVIYVYGNVNKQGSYRVREPITLTQAIVSAEGLKPAAQKDKIRILRQSPGDLERKELVFDLNDIDKGKARDPYLEPNDIVAISQDKARAILNGIARSIKTALPSAAYRIP
- a CDS encoding N(4)-(beta-N-acetylglucosaminyl)-L-asparaginase translates to MNPRSKNSANLRSRHSVRTNRKHCSRRSRSASYKVTDRRTFLRTSLFGAPFLSLVVDAAAESGAKPVIVSTWDSGIRANAAGWPTLSLGGRALDAVEKAGIAIEDEPSCCVGLAALPDRDGFVTLDACIMDESANIGAVSFLERIKHPISVARAVMEKTPHVLLSGEGALKFALEQGFKLESGVLSDESQKAWKEWLKKSNYEPQINVENTRSTGRKVTKPPYFFEDGSPNHDTMGTLAMDMRGNLAGMVTTSGMAFKMRGRVGDSPIIGAGLFVDNKVGAATSSGIGEEVIRICGTHTVVEQMRLGLTPELACRRAVMRIVEHDRVKAQSLQVGFVAISKAGMIGAFSIQKGFSYSVTSANINKTFAAHSYFN